In bacterium, the sequence CAATATGGAATTTATTATCAACGAATTGAGATAAGAATGGTACCAACACTGCTTCTGTCTTTCCAGAGCCAGTTGGAGCTCTCAATAATAAAGGAAATCTGACTGCTTGTAGATTGTCCCACAGATTTATTTGGTGTGTGTAAGGAAAATCAATATTAAAATTTTCTTTATAGAACTGTTCGACTTTAATCATTCATTCCCTCCTCATTATTGCTTTCTTCATCCCTTCATTCCAATTCCTCTTGCTTAAAATATTCTACGCAAAACTCCCCTATTTTATCAAACAATTCTTTGTGTTCATTCGCACAGTATTCTTTGCCTGTTTTAATCTTTTAAATAAAATGGGTTTTTTGGTATAATAAGATACCATGAATGAATGGCTTAGAGGGCTTAAGGAATCCTCCTTTGTTTTTGGGCTTTCAAGGATAAAGAAGCTTCTTAAGGCTTTAGGGAATCCAGAAAAAGATTTTGCTTCTGTTCATATAACTGGCTCAAATGGAAAGGGCTCTACTGTAACATTTATCTTTTCTGTTTTAAAGGAGGCAGGTTATAAGGTTGGTTTATATACATCGCCACACCTTGTAGATTTTAGGGAAAGGATAAAAATAAACAATAAAATGATTCCTCAAAAAAAGCTTAAAACCATTATTGAAAAGGTAAAAAAAGCAAGTAAAGGGCTAGAGATAACATACTTTGAAGCAGCAACTGTCATTTGTTTCTTGTATTTTGCAGAAGAAAATGTTGATCTTGCAATTATTGAGGTAGGGCTAGGTGGAAGGCTTGATGCGACAAATACAATTAAACCTTTGCTTTCTATAATTACCAATATTTCCCTTGAGCATACAAATTACCTTGGAGGAACAATAGAAGATATTGCAAAGGAAAAGGCAGGGATAATAAAAAGGGGAATTCCTGTTGTTATAGGAAGGATGGATAAAAAAGCACAAAGGGTAATAGAGGAATGTGCAAAAAAGAAGGGTGCACAAATTTTTATGGAAGGAAGGGATTTTATAGGAAAAGGAATACCAGATTGCTTTGAAGTCAAGGTTTTTGATAAAGCTTATAAAGGGCTTTCCTTAAAAATGATGGGAGACCATCAAGTTTTAAATGCCTCTTTAGCAATTGCTTCCCTTGAAATTTTAAAAAAGGATTTTCCTTATTCAATTTTCAAGTTAAAAAAAGGGCTTAAAGATGCCTATATAAAAGGAAGGATGGAGGTTATCTCAAAAAACCCTCTGATTATTTTAGATGGTGCCCATAATCCAGAGGGAGCAAAAATATTAAGGGAGGCTTTAAATTCCTATTTTCCATCATATAAGCCAATATTTATCATAGGCATCCTAAAGGATAAGGACAAAAATGGATTTCTTTCTAGCTTAGCTATATCAGACCATAAAATAATTGTAACCGAGCCAAAGATAGATAGGCTATATCCAAAGGAATTGCTTTTTGAAATGGTAAAAAAATATACAGATGATGCTATTATGATGGATGATATAAAAATGGCTATTGAATATGCAAAAGGCATTGTAAGAAATGATGAGCTTATTTGTATCTGTGGTTCCCTTTATCTCGTAGGTGAAGCAATGAAAGAATTTAGAATTTAAGATGTTTTTTCTTGAGAAATTATACAAATTTGGGCTTTTTTGCCATAGGCGATTGTCAAAGCCCAAAAAGGTTCCTGCTTTTGTCATAAGCATAGGAAACATTACCACCGGTGGATGCGGAAAAACCCAGATGGCTTTAAAGATTGCCCAAATTCTTAAGGAAAGAAAGGTTTGTATCTTAAGTAGGGGATATAAAGGAAGGCTTGAAAATAAGGGTGGCATTGTTACGCCAAATAGCAAAGTAGAGGATGTGGGTGATGAGCCTTTAATGCTTTCAAAAATGACAAACATTCCTGTTATGGTTGGAAAAAATAGATACAAATCCGCAATGTTTGCTATTTCTAACCTTGGCATAGATACCATCATATTGGATGATGGATTTCAGCATTGGGGGCTCTTTCGCAATTTAGACATCCTTCTTATAAATGGAGGTAACCCCTTTGGAAACTATCGCCTTTTGCCTTATGGAATCCTTCGCGAACCATTGACAGGGATTGAGAGGGCTGATATAATTGTAATTACAAAAAGAAAAGACCTAAATGTTATTGAAATAATAAGAAGATTTAATAAAACCTCGCCAATATTTGAGGCAGATTACAAACCAAGTGCTTTATTGGATAATAATGGAAATACATATCCCTTATCATTTCTTTCGGGAAAGAGGGTATTGGCTATATCTGGAATACAACATCCCCAGCAATTTGAAGACGACCTAAAAGATTTAGGATGCAATGTGGAAGGAATAAGGTTTCCCGACCATCATTTTTATTCTTCCTCTGAGATAGAAAAGATAAAACATAAAGCAAAGGAATTTGACCTTGTTGTATCAACCCTAAAGGATAAAGAAAAATTAAAGGGAGGGGATTATCTTTTCCTTAATGTTTCTTTCTCAATAAGTGATGAAACCTCTTTCATTAAGCTTTTAACCCCTAAGGAACAATAATTACAATCGCCTTTTTATCAAAGTATTTTCTTGCTATTTGCTTTATGGTGGGAGGATCTATTTTATCCAACCTTTCTTTATATCTTTCCACCTCATTAAAAGACATACCATAAAGCTCACAAAGCCCTGCTTCAAATCCATATCGGCTATTATCTTCCAATAATGCCTCCTTTTCTCCAATAAGATATGTCTTGGAGGAGGAAAGCTCATCAGATGATACATCTTCATCTTTAAGCCTTGCTATCTCTTTTTCTATTTTTTTACAAACTAAAGATACATTCTTCTCTGATGTTTGGGCGTGAATAATAAAACATCCAGGGTCAAGACCAAAGATATTAAAGGAATCCGTATAGTAGACAAGCCCCTCTTCCTCACGCAAACTATTAAAAAGCCTTCCACCCTGCCTTGAAAGAATAGAAGAAATAAGCTCAAGGGAAAATCTATCTTCATCGGTTATCCTGCTCCCAAGAAAGCCCATCATAATCCCAGCTTGAGAAAACCTTTTATTCTTCATCCTTAATTCTATATCTTCTTCCAATTGTGGATTGGGATATGGTTGTGGCTTATAAAGCCTTCTTTGTTCTAATCTTTGAAAATGCCTTTTTATAGATTTTTCTATTTTCTCTGGATTTACACCTCCAAATACAGTCAAAACCATGTTATTTGGCATTATTCTCTCATTATAAAATGAAAGGAGATCACTTTTGGTAATACTTTCTATGGATTCTTCTCTTCCCAGCTCAGAGATGCTATATGGATGGGTTTTGTAGATGGTTTTTAGAAACATATTTAGGCAGAATGAAAACATTTCATCAGAGCGTGCTTTCAGGGAAAGAATTACTCTCTTTTTTTCCCTCTTAATCTCTTCTTCATCAAAGGTTGGCTCTTTAATTATTTCCTTAAGTATTGCAAGACCCTTATCAACATTTTCAGGAAGAATAGAGATGGAGATTCCAAAGGAATTTCTTCCACCATAGGAAGAGATGCTTCCACCAAGAGACTCAATCTCTTCGGCAATCCTTGCCCTTCCTTTGTTTTTTGTTCCCGCAAGAAGTAAGGAGGAGGTAAGGTTTGAAATCCCCTCCTTCCCCTCTTTTTCTACCAACCTTCCTCCCTTAAATAAGGCATAAATTGATACAAGACCTTTTGTATTTGAAGGGCTTATAAGATAGGTAAGCCCATTGGGAAGATACCCCTTTTTTATTTCTCTTTTCTTTACAGCTATTTTTTCCTTTTCTTCTTTCAGCTTTTCTGGAGAAAGAAGGGCAAATGTCATATTGTTAGAATTAAGGTATAGCTTTGCAGCATCCCTTATTTCCGAAGGCTTAATCCCTTCTATATTTTTTACATATTCATCTAAGAAATAGGGGTTTCCTGTATCAAGAAAGGATTCTCCCAGAACAGATGCCCTCTTTTCAATGGTCTCTTCCAAAGAATAAATATCTGCAATGAGCTTTCTCTTTGCAAGGTTAAGCTCCTTTTGAGATACACCATCTTTTTTTATCCTTTCAATCTCTCTGAGTATTTCTTTTTCTGCTAGCCTAAGGTTGTTTGGATGCATCTTTGCTGAAATGCCAAATAGTCCAGGAAATGCTGGTGTATAAGAGAAGGATTCAATAGAAAGAACAAGGCCTTTATCATCAACCAGAGATTTATAAAGCCTTCCTGTTCTTCCCTTTCCTAATATTGCAGAGAGTAAATCCAGGTGATGAATATCAGGGTGGGTAATGGATGGAATATGGAATCCCATGGCAAGATAGGCAAGATTAAAAGGCTTTTCAGTATAAAAGGTTCTCTTTGAAACCTGTCTTGGTTCATTTGGAATGCTTATAGCCTTTTCTTGTTTCCTTGGAATGCTTGAAAATACCCTTTTTATCTTATCCAAAAGCTCTCTTTCCTCAAAATCTCCGCAGGCAGAAATTGCAATATTAGAAGGGATATACCTTTCTTTATGATAGGCAATAAGGTCTTTCCTTTTCAATTCTTTAAAAAGCTCTTTATAACCGATTATCGGGTATCTAACAGGATGGGTTGTAAATGCTTCTTGGAATAGACACCTTAAAAGAAAATCTTCGGGAGAATTATCCCTTGTCTCAATCTCCTTTAAGATAACATCTTTTTCCTTAACAAGCTCATCTTCTGGAAATTCGGGAAAAAATAAGATATCCTTAAGGATGTCAATAGCAACATACATTGATTGGGATGGAATGGTGATTTTGTAGACGGTTTTGTCAAAAGATGTAAATGCATTTATTCTTCCTCCCTCCTTTTCAATTTCACCTGCTATTTCTTGAGGGCCTCTTTTCTTTGTTCCTTTAAAGAGCATATGCTCTACAAGATGGGATATACCAGAGCCAATGTATTCATCTTCATAGATGCTTCCTGCCTTTACAAACGCCTGTAGAGATACAAATTCTGTTGTATGCCTCTCCTCAAGGATTACCTTCATTCCATTTTCCAGGGTATAAACGGAGGGAAAGGCAAAATGTGAAAGGAGAAAGAAAAGGAGGGTTTTATAACGCAATCTTAAGAAGCTGTTCATACGATGCATCTACTCGCCTTTGAATTTCATCAATCACATCCATCTTTTCCAATAGATGCTTAAACCTTGCCTGGGGCTTGATAAATTCAATGATGGGCTTTTTCTCCTTTGGTTTATATGTTATGTGGTATTTGCCGTTTTCTACCTCGTATAGAGGCCAGAACCCTGTATCAGCTGCAAGTTTTCCCATTTCAATTGTCTTATTTGAGGGAAATCCCCAGCCAAGTGGACAGGGAGACAAAACATTTATAAAGCTTGGGCCATCAGAAGAAAGGGCTTTTTGGGTCTTTTTTACAAGGTCAGACCAGTTTCCCACAATAGCCTGGCCAACATATGGGATATTATGGGCTATAACAATGGCGGTTAAGTCTTTTCTCTCCTGTGATTTTCCTATTGTTTTCTTTCCTGCCTGGCCGGTGGTTGTGTGTGCTCCAAATGGTGTGGCCGATGACCTTTGCACCCCTGTATTCATATATGCCTGATTGTTTATACAGACATAGAGCATTCTATCGCCCCTTTCAAGTGCACCTGATAATGCCTGGAGACCTATGTCATAGGTTCCACCATCTCCACCAAATGCTATAAAATCAATATCTTCGCTTATCTTTCCCTTTTTCTTTAAGGCAAGATAGGCAGAATAAGCACCCGAGATGGTTGCTGCCGCATTTTCAAAGGCAGAGTGGATAAATGGGATTTTCCAGGCGGCATAGGGAAATATGGTTGTGGTAACCTCAAGGC encodes:
- a CDS encoding folylpolyglutamate synthase/dihydrofolate synthase family protein, whose amino-acid sequence is MNEWLRGLKESSFVFGLSRIKKLLKALGNPEKDFASVHITGSNGKGSTVTFIFSVLKEAGYKVGLYTSPHLVDFRERIKINNKMIPQKKLKTIIEKVKKASKGLEITYFEAATVICFLYFAEENVDLAIIEVGLGGRLDATNTIKPLLSIITNISLEHTNYLGGTIEDIAKEKAGIIKRGIPVVIGRMDKKAQRVIEECAKKKGAQIFMEGRDFIGKGIPDCFEVKVFDKAYKGLSLKMMGDHQVLNASLAIASLEILKKDFPYSIFKLKKGLKDAYIKGRMEVISKNPLIILDGAHNPEGAKILREALNSYFPSYKPIFIIGILKDKDKNGFLSSLAISDHKIIVTEPKIDRLYPKELLFEMVKKYTDDAIMMDDIKMAIEYAKGIVRNDELICICGSLYLVGEAMKEFRI
- the lpxK gene encoding tetraacyldisaccharide 4'-kinase, with product MFFLEKLYKFGLFCHRRLSKPKKVPAFVISIGNITTGGCGKTQMALKIAQILKERKVCILSRGYKGRLENKGGIVTPNSKVEDVGDEPLMLSKMTNIPVMVGKNRYKSAMFAISNLGIDTIILDDGFQHWGLFRNLDILLINGGNPFGNYRLLPYGILREPLTGIERADIIVITKRKDLNVIEIIRRFNKTSPIFEADYKPSALLDNNGNTYPLSFLSGKRVLAISGIQHPQQFEDDLKDLGCNVEGIRFPDHHFYSSSEIEKIKHKAKEFDLVVSTLKDKEKLKGGDYLFLNVSFSISDETSFIKLLTPKEQ
- a CDS encoding pitrilysin family protein is translated as MNSFLRLRYKTLLFFLLSHFAFPSVYTLENGMKVILEERHTTEFVSLQAFVKAGSIYEDEYIGSGISHLVEHMLFKGTKKRGPQEIAGEIEKEGGRINAFTSFDKTVYKITIPSQSMYVAIDILKDILFFPEFPEDELVKEKDVILKEIETRDNSPEDFLLRCLFQEAFTTHPVRYPIIGYKELFKELKRKDLIAYHKERYIPSNIAISACGDFEERELLDKIKRVFSSIPRKQEKAISIPNEPRQVSKRTFYTEKPFNLAYLAMGFHIPSITHPDIHHLDLLSAILGKGRTGRLYKSLVDDKGLVLSIESFSYTPAFPGLFGISAKMHPNNLRLAEKEILREIERIKKDGVSQKELNLAKRKLIADIYSLEETIEKRASVLGESFLDTGNPYFLDEYVKNIEGIKPSEIRDAAKLYLNSNNMTFALLSPEKLKEEKEKIAVKKREIKKGYLPNGLTYLISPSNTKGLVSIYALFKGGRLVEKEGKEGISNLTSSLLLAGTKNKGRARIAEEIESLGGSISSYGGRNSFGISISILPENVDKGLAILKEIIKEPTFDEEEIKREKKRVILSLKARSDEMFSFCLNMFLKTIYKTHPYSISELGREESIESITKSDLLSFYNERIMPNNMVLTVFGGVNPEKIEKSIKRHFQRLEQRRLYKPQPYPNPQLEEDIELRMKNKRFSQAGIMMGFLGSRITDEDRFSLELISSILSRQGGRLFNSLREEEGLVYYTDSFNIFGLDPGCFIIHAQTSEKNVSLVCKKIEKEIARLKDEDVSSDELSSSKTYLIGEKEALLEDNSRYGFEAGLCELYGMSFNEVERYKERLDKIDPPTIKQIARKYFDKKAIVIIVP
- a CDS encoding thiamine pyrophosphate-dependent enzyme, coding for MTPITLKSLSKKKEGISSGHRACAGCGETIATRQILLARERPVIVSSATGCLEVTTTIFPYAAWKIPFIHSAFENAAATISGAYSAYLALKKKGKISEDIDFIAFGGDGGTYDIGLQALSGALERGDRMLYVCINNQAYMNTGVQRSSATPFGAHTTTGQAGKKTIGKSQERKDLTAIVIAHNIPYVGQAIVGNWSDLVKKTQKALSSDGPSFINVLSPCPLGWGFPSNKTIEMGKLAADTGFWPLYEVENGKYHITYKPKEKKPIIEFIKPQARFKHLLEKMDVIDEIQRRVDASYEQLLKIAL